The following coding sequences lie in one Apium graveolens cultivar Ventura chromosome 1, ASM990537v1, whole genome shotgun sequence genomic window:
- the LOC141716757 gene encoding uncharacterized protein LOC141716757 has protein sequence MWSYNTTPRSTTGETPFMLTYGYEAMVPVEVGSGSLRSDDYTEEDAEVNQRLHLDLLEETRENSQLRLAAYQQRVARYYNKVKGQLLKVGDLVLRKVMPNTKNPQHGVFGANWEGPYKIKAILWKGTYHLEDVEGKLEEVECEVEKEQETRPLLPNQEKSFCS, from the exons ATGTGGTCCTACAACACTACTCCacgatctactacgggagaaactCCATTTATGCTGACTTACGGCTATGAAGCCATGGTCCCCGTGGAAGTTGGTTCGGGGTCGCTTCGCAGTGATGATTACACGGAGGAGGATGCAgaggttaatcaaaggcttcatttgGATCTTTTGGAAGAAACAAGGGAGAATTCTCAGCTGAGGCTTGCGGCGTATCAGCAACGTGTagcaaggtattataacaaggTAAAAGGACAGCTACTAAAGGTAGGGGATTTGGTGCTCAGGAAGGTGATGCCAAACACGAAGAATCCCCAGCAcggagtgtttggagctaattgggaaggaccgtataAGATAAAAGCAATTTTGTGGAAAGGGACTTATCACCTTGAGGATGTGGAAGGGAAGCTG GAGGAGGTTGAGTGTGAAGTGGAGAAGGAGCAGGAGACGCGCCCTCTACTTCCAAACCAAGAAAAATCATTTTGCTCTTAA
- the LOC141719380 gene encoding tetrahydroberberine oxidase-like — MKTVTCLLLHVFCFGLLPFCILASQSQTHHQDILQCLVSNSPSLSEVTYSPTNASYTPILEYSLVNQRFAKPETPKPLLIVTPKEESQIQTVIHCSKKHDIQMRIRGGGNDYEGLSYVSHVPFVLLDMINLRSIDVDTVAATAMVQSGATAGELYYAISQKSKTLSFTGPTFSSVGLAGFVGHGGYGALRRKYGLAADNIIDARIMDVNGRILDRKSMGEDLFWAIRGGGPASFGVILSWKIKLVSVPETVTIFTIKRTLEQNATDIVYKWQTVAPNLPNDAEVRIKAYPTKKGSNTRSPETVLMSESSTGPRSDTTVVVEFVGSYLGKADTLVSLMQERFPELNMKKEDCSEVSYIQSVLANSIYSPDQPLEVLLQRSTFKIPTKVKSAHVREPISKEGLHGIWEMLLKIENATNVVFTSFGGKLDDYSESSIPYPHRPGVLYMV; from the coding sequence ATGAAGACTGTCACTTGTCTCTTGCTTCATGTCTTTTGTTTTGGCCTTCTGCCATTCTGTATCTTGGCATCTCAATCCCAAACTCACCATCAAGATATCCTTCAATGTCTTGTTTCAAACTCTCCATCCTTGTCAGAAGTTACGTACTCCCCAACCAACGCTTCTTACACTCCCATCCTAGAGTATTCCTTAGTTAACCAGCGATTCGCGAAACCCGAAACTCCAAAACCTCTTTTGATTGTAACACCAAAGGAAGAGTCTCAAATCCAAACTGTCATACATTGTTCTAAGAAACATGACATTCAAATGAGGATTCGTGGTGGAGGTAACGATTACGAGGGTCTATCCTACGTATCACACGTTCCGTTTGTCTTGCTAGATATGATTAATCTTCGGTCCATTGATGTTGATACTGTAGCTGCTACTGCCATGGTTCAATCTGGCGCAACAGCGGGTGAGCTTTACTATGCAATTTCTCAGAAAAGCAAGACACTATCTTTTACGGGTCCAACTTTCAGTAGTGTTGGTCTAGCTGGCTTCGTAGGTCATGGAGGGTACGGTGCATTGAGAAGAAAGTATGGCCTTGCAGCTGATAACATCATTGATGCCCGCATTATGGATGTTAATGGAAGAATTCTTGATCGAAAATCAATGGGCGAAGATCTATTCTGGGCCATTCGAGGAGGCGGCCCTGCTAGTTTCGGAGTCATTCTTTCCTGGAAGATAAAACTTGTTTCTGTTCCCGAGACTGTAACAATTTTTACCATAAAGAGGACACTGGAACAGAACGCTACTGATATTGTATACAAGTGGCAAACTGTTGCCCCCAATCTTCCAAATGATGCCGAGGTCCGGATCAAAGCATATCCCACAAAGAAAGGCTCAAATACTCGATCCCCGGAAACAGTATTGATGAGTGAATCAAGTACTGGACCGAGGAGTGATACAACAGTAGTTGTCGAATTTGTGGGATCATACCTAGGGAAAGCGGATACACTAGTTTCTCTAATGCAAGAAAGATTTCCCGAGTTAAATATGAAAAAAGAAGATTGCTCTGAAGTTAGTTACATCCAATCTGTGCTTGCTAACTCGATCTATTCACCTGATCAACCCCTCGAAGTTCTCCTCCaaagatcgacatttaaaattcCCACAAAGGTGAAATCTGCTCATGTTAGAGAACCAATTTCTAAGGAGGGATTGCATGGAATCTGGGAAATGCTTCTCAAAATAGAAAACGCAACAAACGTTGTCTTTACATCATTTGGCGGAAAACTTGATGATTATTCAGAATCATCAATTCCATACCCACATAGACCTGGTGTATTGTACATGGTGTAA